One genomic region from Spirochaeta lutea encodes:
- a CDS encoding FecR family protein — protein MKKQRLLMCFIAVLAVLGGYGFAQADAPAAYLEYYDFGVSVFDSEGFEIPDISFGFELDPGYRIETNEGAAEISLQPNGSIIKLSPGTNFTIDSVQGRDGSTSNNFSVGRGRIRAVAAKVTGSEYNFRTRTAVGGVRGTDFGIEVVPDQSDSLFVAEGSVEFTNSETGESLLLGAGQFANALSEVFQAVNLTAEEMGALFEGLDFSALDPASVPGQPQPQADDQPADQPEEGDDGSETASGAGSSGPLASPESQQDQTAQEEGEAQGDPTINTDSPIYKFLSDFLGMEVGSITMDGKTYGKAVFQPKINFGSFRSQLYLPIIYSDNLLDPENWHKPQGNDEWSFGTDQPEGEVLAIVGDVLKDLVLKIKYIEIGDYRDPFFLKLGNVESMTLGHGMLINNYANDADFPAVRRMGLNIGLTGKKVGLELLTNDLSNPEIFGTRFVFRPAAPSFGLGVALSLAADINPGGELERAAESAGTDNLTELQKAAAEADLMFFNAAFDIDVPIVETDFLSLVLFGDLGTFIPYVGSSVTLDGTTIESGLRTEAFIERDDGLKIRNYGIQTGLFGNLWILDYRLEFQYYQGAFTPSFYNNPYDRIRSQRATDTLTFLLDPAGFDGITKAGVYGSAGAQIIPGLSLGAGYKWPWVIGAEGEADITADDYFHIGLHVAEGLLPYNISGGIQFERARFRDVFTDTENFSLFDENATFKGSISVEVAPLMDIVLSVGTAVLRDDTGAVRYNEGGKPVFGPTISLETKIGF, from the coding sequence ATGAAAAAACAGCGATTACTAATGTGTTTTATCGCCGTGTTGGCTGTCCTGGGAGGATACGGTTTCGCCCAGGCTGATGCCCCTGCGGCGTATCTCGAATACTATGACTTCGGAGTATCGGTCTTCGATTCCGAGGGATTCGAAATCCCCGATATCTCCTTCGGATTTGAGCTGGATCCGGGGTACCGTATTGAAACCAATGAAGGGGCTGCGGAAATAAGCCTGCAACCCAATGGTTCGATTATCAAACTCTCCCCGGGTACCAACTTCACCATCGACAGTGTTCAGGGTCGTGACGGAAGTACCTCGAACAACTTTTCCGTCGGCCGAGGCCGGATTCGTGCTGTCGCCGCGAAGGTAACCGGATCGGAATACAATTTCCGTACCCGAACCGCCGTAGGGGGTGTTCGGGGAACCGACTTCGGTATCGAGGTGGTTCCGGATCAGTCCGATTCTCTCTTTGTTGCCGAAGGAAGTGTGGAATTTACCAACTCTGAAACGGGGGAAAGCCTGTTACTTGGAGCCGGCCAATTTGCCAATGCCCTTTCAGAGGTTTTCCAGGCGGTTAACCTTACAGCCGAAGAGATGGGAGCCTTGTTTGAGGGACTTGATTTTTCCGCTCTAGATCCGGCCTCAGTACCCGGTCAGCCCCAACCCCAGGCAGACGATCAGCCTGCTGATCAGCCCGAGGAAGGCGACGACGGCTCTGAAACGGCTTCAGGAGCCGGAAGCTCGGGGCCCCTAGCCTCTCCGGAGAGTCAGCAGGACCAGACCGCCCAGGAAGAAGGAGAAGCCCAGGGTGATCCAACCATCAATACCGACAGCCCCATCTATAAGTTCCTTAGCGACTTCCTCGGGATGGAGGTAGGTTCCATTACCATGGATGGCAAGACCTACGGGAAGGCAGTGTTCCAACCGAAGATCAATTTCGGCAGCTTTAGATCCCAGTTGTATCTGCCTATTATCTATTCCGACAACCTCCTGGACCCCGAAAACTGGCATAAGCCCCAGGGTAACGATGAATGGAGTTTCGGTACCGATCAGCCCGAGGGTGAGGTGCTGGCCATTGTCGGGGATGTCCTCAAGGATTTGGTTCTAAAAATTAAATACATCGAAATCGGCGATTACCGCGACCCCTTCTTCTTGAAGCTCGGAAATGTTGAAAGCATGACACTCGGACACGGTATGTTGATTAATAACTATGCCAACGATGCAGATTTCCCTGCGGTGCGAAGGATGGGTCTGAACATCGGGTTGACGGGGAAAAAGGTAGGCCTTGAGCTGTTAACCAACGATCTGAGTAATCCGGAAATCTTTGGAACCCGGTTTGTATTCCGCCCCGCTGCCCCGTCCTTCGGCTTGGGCGTAGCCCTCAGTCTCGCAGCGGATATCAATCCCGGCGGTGAGCTGGAACGGGCGGCTGAATCGGCTGGTACGGATAATCTGACAGAATTGCAAAAAGCAGCAGCCGAAGCGGATCTGATGTTCTTTAATGCAGCCTTTGATATTGATGTCCCGATAGTGGAAACCGACTTCCTGAGTCTGGTACTCTTTGGAGATTTAGGTACCTTCATCCCCTACGTTGGATCATCCGTTACCCTGGACGGCACCACCATTGAGTCCGGGCTGAGGACCGAAGCCTTCATAGAACGTGACGATGGATTAAAGATCCGTAACTACGGGATCCAGACCGGATTGTTCGGGAATCTTTGGATCCTCGATTACCGGTTGGAGTTCCAGTACTATCAGGGTGCATTTACTCCGTCCTTCTACAACAATCCCTACGACCGGATACGATCCCAGCGTGCCACCGATACCCTTACCTTCCTGTTGGATCCAGCTGGATTTGACGGAATAACCAAGGCTGGTGTTTACGGATCCGCCGGAGCGCAGATAATTCCTGGATTAAGTCTCGGTGCCGGGTATAAATGGCCGTGGGTCATTGGAGCAGAGGGAGAAGCTGATATCACCGCCGACGATTACTTCCACATCGGCCTGCATGTTGCCGAGGGTCTCTTGCCCTACAACATCAGCGGAGGCATCCAGTTTGAACGGGCCCGATTCCGGGATGTATTCACCGACACGGAGAATTTCTCCCTCTTTGATGAGAATGCAACCTTTAAGGGCTCCATTAGTGTTGAGGTAGCACCCCTTATGGATATCGTGCTGTCAGTCGGTACTGCAGTATTGCGGGATGACACCGGTGCGGTGCGGTACAATGAGGGTGGAAAGCCGGTTTTCGGACCAACCATCAGTCTTGAAACGAAGATCGGATTTTAG